In one Deinococcus aestuarii genomic region, the following are encoded:
- a CDS encoding TolC family protein encodes MRSPLRPAPLMLLLVPLALGGARAQTAPPSPAAAAPAQSVSAPLTLQGTLARLRQSPGWQGADLQYRAAELALQSARARAGLNVTVGADASAVKVPLSSGDLTLNTTVTAQVSASVLPWSPALEAVRSAERGLSRAGADRRAARLTATVNAVQSYLAARNAAASLALADAQVNLTARQLEVAQSQRQSGVLTAEGLLVRQGAFDDAQAAQEQARTNVDLAARGLANLLGQPVTLPAGATAFGPLPAAPGQPAALEAQITRALATRPEVARAQNDLADAQAQLRAAQLDVRLPDLSASAQYGQLTSSTSTIATRTVGGSLDVKTGVLAGQVSFPLRDPGDLPTGLALTLSADLPVLGGTRRTALTSAEVGVQQATLALDTARQSVDLEVRQRYADLRTALDTLGSQRGALTRARAALATTLGRLTAGLATALDVEAAELNLRQAELNVDIATVNAYLASLRLSQATTDLDPTLLTTPPSTPTAPEARP; translated from the coding sequence ATGCGTTCTCCGCTCCGTCCGGCCCCTCTCATGCTGCTGCTCGTGCCCCTCGCCCTCGGGGGTGCGCGGGCGCAGACGGCCCCGCCCTCCCCCGCAGCGGCGGCCCCGGCCCAGAGTGTCTCCGCGCCGCTGACCCTGCAAGGCACCCTGGCCCGGCTGCGCCAGAGTCCGGGGTGGCAGGGTGCGGACCTGCAATACCGCGCCGCCGAACTCGCGCTCCAGAGCGCCCGGGCGCGGGCGGGCCTCAACGTCACCGTGGGCGCGGACGCGAGCGCCGTAAAGGTGCCCCTCTCCTCGGGTGACCTGACCCTGAACACGACCGTGACCGCGCAGGTCTCGGCGAGCGTGCTGCCGTGGTCCCCGGCTCTGGAGGCCGTCCGCAGCGCGGAGCGCGGGCTCAGCCGTGCCGGGGCCGACCGGCGCGCCGCCCGGCTGACCGCCACCGTGAACGCGGTGCAGTCGTATCTCGCGGCCCGCAACGCCGCCGCGAGCCTGGCGCTGGCGGACGCGCAGGTCAACCTCACCGCCCGGCAACTGGAGGTGGCGCAGTCGCAGCGGCAGTCGGGTGTCCTCACCGCCGAGGGGCTGCTCGTGCGGCAGGGGGCCTTCGACGACGCGCAGGCGGCCCAGGAGCAGGCCCGCACGAACGTGGACCTCGCCGCGCGGGGGCTCGCCAACCTGCTCGGCCAGCCCGTGACCCTCCCGGCCGGGGCTACCGCCTTCGGTCCGCTCCCCGCCGCGCCGGGACAGCCCGCCGCCCTGGAGGCCCAGATCACCCGCGCGCTGGCGACCCGGCCGGAGGTGGCGCGCGCGCAAAATGACCTCGCGGACGCGCAGGCGCAGCTCCGGGCGGCGCAGCTCGACGTGCGGCTGCCCGACCTCAGCGCGTCGGCGCAGTACGGCCAGCTCACGTCGAGCACGAGCACCATCGCCACCCGCACCGTGGGCGGCAGCCTCGACGTGAAGACGGGTGTCCTCGCCGGGCAGGTGAGCTTCCCGCTGCGCGACCCCGGCGACCTCCCGACCGGCCTGGCCCTGACCCTGAGCGCCGACCTGCCCGTCCTCGGCGGCACGAGGCGCACGGCCCTGACCTCCGCCGAGGTGGGGGTGCAGCAGGCGACCCTCGCCCTCGACACCGCCCGGCAGAGCGTGGACCTGGAGGTGCGCCAGCGTTACGCGGACCTGCGGACGGCCCTGGACACCCTGGGGAGCCAGCGCGGCGCCCTGACCCGGGCGCGGGCGGCCCTCGCCACCACGCTCGGGCGGCTCACGGCGGGTCTCGCCACCGCGCTCGACGTGGAGGCCGCCGAGCTGAACCTGCGGCAGGCCGAGCTCAATGTGGACATCGCCACCGTGAACGCCTACCTCGCCTCGCTGCGGCTCTCCCAGGCGACCACCGACCTCGACCCCACCCTCCTGACCACCCCCCCCTCGACCCCGACCGCGCCGGAGGCCCGCCCATGA
- a CDS encoding TetR/AcrR family transcriptional regulator — MPRPRLITDERLVAAAREVFFEQGFSATTAEIARRAGVSEGTLFKRFASKEDIFEEVVGLRDYAAWREELTVLVGVGDVRRNLERAALRFVETAGRILPHLMLIFSRGHAPAHNPMLERIGNPIRHDADAVAAYLRAEVALGRVRPVDADVTALTLMGTLTHYVHREHMTPDPTREPLDAGRFVRGLFDVLWPGLEP, encoded by the coding sequence ATGCCCCGGCCCCGCCTGATCACCGACGAACGGCTCGTGGCGGCGGCCCGCGAGGTGTTTTTCGAGCAGGGGTTTTCGGCCACGACCGCCGAGATCGCGCGGCGGGCCGGGGTCTCCGAGGGGACCCTCTTCAAGAGATTTGCCTCGAAAGAAGACATCTTCGAGGAGGTCGTGGGGCTGCGCGACTACGCCGCGTGGCGGGAAGAACTCACCGTGCTCGTGGGGGTGGGCGACGTGCGGCGCAACCTGGAGCGGGCGGCGCTGCGCTTCGTCGAGACGGCGGGGCGCATCCTGCCCCACCTGATGCTGATCTTCTCGCGCGGGCACGCCCCGGCGCACAACCCCATGCTCGAACGGATCGGCAACCCCATCCGCCACGACGCCGATGCCGTCGCCGCCTACCTGCGCGCCGAGGTGGCCCTCGGGCGGGTGCGGCCGGTGGACGCCGACGTGACGGCCCTCACGCTGATGGGCACGCTGACCCACTACGTCCACCGCGAGCACATGACCCCCGACCCCACCCGCGAGCCGCTCGACGCCGGACGCTTCGTGCGCGGGCTGTTCGACGTGCTGTGGCCCGGTCTGGAACCCTAG
- a CDS encoding TolC family protein yields MNRLVLALTLTLASPFAAAQTVGLTLDSAVARALASGPDVTTARANLQKAQATLRATQADPSSIITTLTQAQQGAAAAEATLAGTKLGVAQTVITGYLAAYEAAGRITLNEAQVALDERTLQIARARLQARVATQLDVNRAQTTLNQDRQELADARASLPVLEAQLARTLGLNTGTDLRLAAPPAPPKLSVTLAGLQSGLEKRLPTLVQAAQGAEFAALQVRIADNDYTPARTLQDAQVALANARRDLEGAQRSANTGVRDAYRTAQDAAQRVDLARQTLANAQTTLSQAQARLRAGTAAAIDVQQAQVQAQQAGFGVTQAQNNLWRALAALSVASGTDVTGLVR; encoded by the coding sequence ATGAACCGTCTCGTCCTCGCCCTGACCCTCACCCTCGCCTCCCCGTTCGCCGCCGCGCAGACGGTGGGCCTCACCCTGGACAGCGCCGTCGCGCGCGCGCTGGCGAGCGGCCCCGACGTGACGACCGCCCGCGCCAACCTGCAAAAGGCCCAGGCCACCCTGCGCGCCACCCAGGCCGACCCCAGCTCGATCATCACCACCCTGACCCAGGCCCAGCAGGGGGCCGCCGCCGCCGAGGCCACCCTGGCGGGGACGAAGCTGGGCGTGGCGCAGACGGTGATCACCGGGTACCTCGCCGCGTACGAGGCCGCCGGGCGGATCACCCTGAACGAGGCGCAGGTCGCCCTCGACGAGCGCACCCTCCAGATCGCCCGCGCCCGGCTTCAGGCCCGGGTCGCCACCCAGCTCGACGTGAACCGCGCCCAGACCACCCTCAACCAGGACCGCCAGGAACTCGCCGACGCCCGCGCGAGCCTGCCCGTGCTGGAGGCGCAGCTCGCCCGGACCCTCGGCCTGAACACGGGCACCGACCTGCGCCTCGCCGCCCCGCCCGCGCCCCCCAAGCTCAGCGTGACGCTCGCGGGGCTCCAGTCGGGGCTCGAGAAACGGCTCCCCACCCTCGTGCAGGCGGCGCAGGGGGCGGAGTTCGCCGCGCTCCAGGTCCGCATCGCCGACAACGACTACACCCCGGCCCGCACCCTGCAAGACGCCCAGGTGGCCCTCGCCAACGCCCGGCGTGACCTGGAGGGTGCCCAGCGCTCGGCCAACACCGGGGTCCGCGACGCCTACCGCACGGCCCAGGACGCGGCGCAGCGGGTGGACCTCGCCCGCCAGACCCTCGCCAACGCGCAGACCACGCTGAGTCAGGCACAGGCGCGCCTCCGGGCCGGGACCGCCGCCGCCATCGACGTGCAGCAGGCGCAGGTGCAGGCGCAGCAGGCCGGGTTCGGGGTGACCCAGGCGCAGAACAACCTCTGGCGGGCCCTGGCGGCCCTCTCCGTCGCGTCCGGCACCGACGTGACCGGGCTCGTGAGGTGA
- a CDS encoding efflux RND transporter periplasmic adaptor subunit, with translation MTPAHTPSAHSVPARRLALPLSLLLLLAACSPGGQGGEGAASGSARPAATRNDLDAAPAKTTALAVRTVPARTGTLTVQRTASATIRADRDSNVAAQASGTVERVLAQEGERVGAGQVVVGLDDTQARQALENARLQAQQASISLEQARTNTGQATASLQAAVQAAEASLAKARQDAASAENLYGLGGISQADLNAARSALAQAQSALAQARNNLAQNGRGGQSSLALLQTQLETAQAGVRQAQENLSRTAVKAPFAGVIASLAVEVGEFASQGSPVFRLVDEGSVKATFNVTPADAAALKPGTRLNLGYGGVNYVAVVQDASGVAGTDRLVPVTARVEGGGKLPVGGTAQVRYRATLGSGVLVPTGAIQVEGGENAVYVAGDGTARRVPVTVVAESQGQVAVRGLPAGARVIFPVPPSLQDGASVRVGAPAAQTPAAGTGGQNP, from the coding sequence ATGACCCCAGCACACACCCCGTCGGCACACTCCGTTCCAGCCCGCCGCCTCGCGCTGCCCCTGTCCCTCCTGCTGCTCCTCGCCGCGTGCTCGCCGGGGGGGCAGGGGGGCGAGGGTGCCGCTTCCGGCTCGGCCCGCCCCGCCGCTACCCGCAACGACCTCGACGCCGCGCCCGCCAAGACGACCGCCCTCGCCGTGCGGACGGTCCCGGCCCGCACGGGCACCCTGACGGTCCAGCGCACCGCCTCGGCCACCATCCGCGCCGACCGCGACAGCAACGTCGCCGCGCAGGCGAGCGGGACGGTCGAGCGCGTCCTCGCCCAGGAGGGCGAGCGGGTGGGGGCCGGACAGGTCGTCGTGGGGCTCGACGACACCCAGGCGCGGCAGGCCCTGGAAAACGCCCGCCTCCAGGCCCAGCAGGCGAGCATCAGCCTGGAGCAGGCCCGCACGAACACCGGACAGGCGACGGCTTCCCTCCAGGCCGCCGTGCAGGCCGCCGAGGCGAGTCTCGCCAAGGCCCGGCAGGACGCCGCGAGCGCCGAGAACCTCTACGGCCTCGGCGGCATCAGCCAGGCGGACCTCAACGCCGCCCGCAGCGCGCTGGCGCAGGCCCAGAGCGCCCTCGCCCAGGCCCGCAACAACCTCGCGCAAAACGGGCGGGGCGGGCAGAGCAGCCTCGCCCTGCTCCAGACACAGCTCGAAACCGCCCAGGCGGGTGTGCGGCAGGCGCAGGAAAACCTCAGCCGGACGGCGGTCAAGGCCCCCTTCGCCGGGGTGATCGCCTCGCTCGCGGTGGAGGTCGGGGAGTTCGCCTCCCAGGGGAGCCCGGTCTTCCGCCTCGTGGACGAGGGGAGCGTGAAGGCCACCTTCAACGTGACCCCGGCGGACGCGGCGGCCCTGAAACCCGGCACCCGGCTCAACCTGGGCTACGGGGGCGTGAACTACGTCGCCGTCGTGCAGGACGCGAGCGGGGTGGCCGGGACCGACCGCCTCGTGCCGGTCACCGCGCGGGTGGAGGGGGGCGGCAAGCTCCCGGTCGGCGGCACGGCGCAGGTGCGCTACCGCGCGACCCTGGGCAGCGGCGTGCTCGTGCCCACCGGGGCGATCCAGGTCGAGGGCGGCGAGAACGCCGTGTACGTCGCCGGGGACGGAACGGCCCGCCGGGTCCCGGTCACGGTCGTCGCCGAGTCGCAGGGGCAGGTCGCCGTGCGCGGGCTTCCGGCGGGCGCCCGCGTGATCTTCCCGGTGCCGCCGAGCCTTCAGGACGGGGCGAGCGTCCGCGTCGGGGCCCCGGCCGCCCAGACTCCGGCAGCCGGAACGGGGGGACAGAACCCATGA